AGTTTGGTGTTGAAACACAGCATAACGTAGCCATCTTTGCCGAAAATATGCCTAACTGGATTATTGCAGACCTTGCGATAATGAGCATAAGAGCAGTAACGGTACCTATCTATGCAACGTGCTCTACAAAGGAAGTAGACTATGTGATAAATGATGCTGAGATAAGCTTACTTTTTGTGGGTAATCAGCATGAATATGATCAAGCTTATGAGCTTCTAGAAAGCTCTTCATACTTAAAGCTTATTGTAGCTCTTACAGATACCATTAAGTTACAATCATCTGTTTCTTCTATGTATTTAGAAGACTTTGTTGCTACTAGCCCTACCCAAGAAATTGAAGATATCTACGTAAAGAGACAACAAGACCTTGATATAAATGATCTAGCGAGTATTATTTACACCTCAGGAACCACAGGAGAACCTAAAGGTGTGATGATAGACCATACTAATATAGGAGCTTCCCTTGCAGCTCATAGATATGAACTCGACATCTCTGATAAAGATGTGTCATTAAGCTTTTTACCACTTAGTCATATTTTTGAGCGTAGTTGGGTGTTTTTCTGTTTACACATGGGGATTGAAGTGTACTTTAATCAAGATCCAAAGAAAATTGCAGAGGTTCTCAAAGAAGTGCGACCAACGGTGATGTGTACGGTGCCTCGTATTTTTGAAAAAATTTATGCTGCCATACAGAGTAAAACAAAAGAAGCTTCGCCTACAAAGCAGAAACTTGCAAGCTGGGCATTAGGGGTAGGTAACGATTATTATAACAAGCACCAGCGACTAGAGAAAAAAGTGCCACTAGCATTACAGCTCAAATATAAAATTGCAGATAAGATTGTGTTGAGCAAGCTGCGTGCACTCTTTGGAGGGCGTATTAAATTTATGCCTTGTGGTGGAGCGCCACTTGCGGCAGATATGGTTTCATTTTTTCACTCCTTTGGTCTTGACGTAAAATGTGGCTACGGACTCACAGAAACGACCGCAACAGTATCTTTATTTGGATACACAAACTTTGAATTTAACTCTGCTGGTAAAAGCATAGAAGGCACTCAGATTAAGATAGGAGAAAATGATGAAATCCTTGTAAAAGGTCCTGGTGTGATGCAAGGTTACTACAAAAAGCCAGAAGCTACAGCTCAGGTTTTTAAGGACGGATGGTTTTGTACAGGAGATGCAGGTAGATTAGATAAAGACGGAAATCTTTTTATCACAGATAGAATCAAGGATTTAATGAAAACCTCAGGTGGTAAATATATCGCTCCTCAAAAGTTAGAAACAGCGCTTATCAGTGATTCGCTTATTGAGCAACTTGCAGTAATTGGAGATCAGCAAAAATATGTAACTGCACTTGCGGTTCCTAATTTTGAGAATTTGAAGAAGTATGCCGTTGAGAATAGTATCTCATTTGAGAGTATGGAAGAGCTCATTAAAGACAATAAGGTCTTAGCACTTTTTGAAAAACGCTTTGACGAGCTTCAGCAAGAATTCTCAGCTTTTGAGAAGATAAAAAAGTTTACGCTGCTTCCTCGTGAGTTCAGCATAGAAGAAGGGGAAATAACGCCTACCTTAAAAATTAAAAGAAAAATAGTTCAGAAAAAATACAAAGCACTTATTGATAAGATGTACGCAGAGTAGTTAGTCTGGGGTATTACGCTTTCGCGAAAGCGTAAATATTTACAACCATAAATAATCTCGCTACTCACACATTCTTACTTCATACTTTCCAAGTATCTTTGCCCAACTATGTTCCAACTCAAAAAAACCATCGTTTCTGAAGACATTATCGAAAAAGATTTTGTCTGTAATCTTAATGCTTGTAAAGGAGAGTGCTGCATCGCAGGTGAAGCTGGCGCGCCACTTGAAGAAGATGAGGTTACCATCATGGCAGATATTTATGATAAGGTAAAACCTTTTTTACGCCCAGAGGGAATTGCTGCAATTGAGGAGCAGGGAACGAGCATCGTGCGTGATGGTGAGCTTGAGACACCGCTAGTAAATGGAGCCGAGTGTGCTTATGTGACTTTTAATGACAAAGGCTGGGCAAGTTGTGGTATTGAGGATGCTTACAATGCAGGAGAAGTGTCTTGGCGTAAGCCTATTTCTTGCCACTTATACCCTATTCGCGTGCAAAAATACAGCTCATTTTCTGCAGTAAATTATCATCGCTGGCCTATCTGTAGCGATGCTTGCTCACTGGGGAAAGAACTATCTGTGCCAGTTTATAAATTTACTAAGGATGCGTTGATACGTAAATTTGGCGAAGAGTGGTATACAGAACTAGAGAAGACCGCTCAAGAAATGGGTAAATAATGTAGTGCCCTATGCGGACTTAAAAATCCTATACTACAAAGTTGCATGTTATCTTTTAGAGATGCCTTATCTTTAATCACAAAGACGATACATGCACTTTCATTCAAAACTTCCTGACGTTAGTACTACTATTTTTACGGTAATGAGTAAGATGGCACATGAACATCAAGCTATTAATCTTGCACAAGGATTTCCGGGCTTTGATAGTGATCCAAAACTGCAACAGCTTGTTACAAAAGCAATGAGTGATGGGTATAATCAGTATGCTCCTATGCAAGGTGTTTACAGCTTGCGAGAAGAAATCACTCAAAAGCTCAATACCTTATATGGAAGTGATTATCATCCTGAGACAGAAGTTACAGTAACTGCTGGAGCGACCCAAGCTATTTACACAATTGTATCTGCTTTTATACGTCCAGATGATGAAGTAATTATATTAAAGCCAGCTTATGATTGTTATGAGCCTGCAGTAATTGTAAATGGCGGTAAAGTAGTCCCTATCCAACTCAAAGCGCCAGATTATAAAGTAAACTGGAAAGCGGTGGAAGATGCCATCACGCCTAAGACTAAAATGATATTCATTAATACTCCGCACAATCCTACGGGTACTATTCTTGATAAAGAAGATATGCTGGAGCTAGAGCGTATTCTTGAAGGTACAGATATCATATTATTGAGTGATGAGGTGTATGAGCATATAGTCTTTGATGGCAAACGTCATGAGAGTGTGGCTCGTTACCCAGCTTTAAGAGCACGCAGTTTTATTACGGCATCTTTTGGGAAGACCTTTCATAATACAGGGTGGAAAATGGGATACACTGTAGCTCCCAAAGAGTTGATGGCAGAGTTTCAAAAAGTACATCAGTTTAATGTGTTTTCTGTACACCATCCTTCTCAAAAAGCATTTGCTCAGTACCTCAAGGAGCCTAGTCATTATCTAGAACTCAACGATTTTTATCAGCAGAAAAGAGATTTGTTTTTAGACCTAATTGAAGGTTCGCGATTTACAGCAAAGCCTGCCGCAGGTACCTACTTTCAGATGCTGGATTATTCTGTAATTACTAATGAGAGTGATACCGCTTTCGCGAAAGCGTTAACCATAGACCATAAACTAGCGTCTATACCAACGTCGGTATTTAATGTGAATCAAGAAGATTTTAAAATGCTACGATTTTGTGTCGCCAAAGATGACGAAACACTAAAAAAAGCTGCCGAAATTTTAACTAGTATCTAGTCATCTAGTTTACGTGCCACCCAACCTCGTATGAGTTCTGCTGTTACTCCAAAGGCGACATGTGCAAGAAATTCGTTTGCTTGTAATTTTACTGGTATATCTTTAGGCTCGTCTTCTAGGCCCATTAATGGTAGTGAGGTTTCATGCGTTGCAAGATATGCTGTCGTACCAAAGAGCGCTCCCTCTACCAGGTTAGTTTCTGGTCTATCACGTTTTGCATAGCCTAAACTAGCTCCTAATGTAAGGCCTATAGGGATATTTACTAGCTGTTCGGCTAGATCTCGATTTGATGTGCTCACAGGTTCTCCAGTGAGCTTCTCAGAGATGTTATCTACTAGTTTGAGTTGCGCACTTTCAGTGTTTGGCTGTCTTACTGGTAATACTCGTTCTATGGCACTTTTAACAATGGTACCTGCTAGACCGCCCAATACTCCAGCAATCACTCCGCGAGTAGCGGTAGATGCTATATTATCTTTTTCAAGCCAGTTAGAAAGTGCAGTATTACTCATAGTAGTTAGTGTTTTATGACCCTAAAGTACTTTTTAAGGCCTAGTAGAGCTCTTAAGATAATTATAATTAACAATTAATTAAATAGCTATAGCAACATGTAAATATCAATTCTATCAAGAGACGTTAAATTAAGGTGAGTATATCATTTTTGTTTTTATCTTTATGTTTTCGGAGCAAGTAGGTAAGGTGCTTCACAAAGTATAGACTGTAAGTTATGAATGACAAATTATTTGACGCAATACGCAACGGAGATCTAGAGATGGTGCAAGCAATTATTACTGCTCATCCAGAACTTGTAAACATTAAAGATCAACGTGGTTCTACCCCTTTATTACTTGCCACTTACTATGGAAATCAAGACATAAGCGAGGCTATTTTAAAACATAAGCCAGACCTTAATGCTAAGGATAGCTCTGGAAATACGGCGCTTATGGGTGTTTGTTTTAAAGGATACCCAGTAATTGCAAAACTACTTATCGAGAGTGGGGCAGATGTAAATGCTGTTAATCTTAATCATGCTACAGCCCTCATTTATGCAGCTACTTTTGCGCAGTCAGAAATAGCACAAATGCTTATTGAAAATGGAGCCAACTTGTCTCATAAAGATGAAAAAGGTAACACCGCTTTTGATCACGCAAAAATGCAAGGATCTACAAACTTGATGGAAATCTTAGAGGAAAAATAGATTTGTTGCTGCTATGCCGCTTTCGCGAAAATGTGACCCGTCAAAAACAGTCTCAAGCATAAATAGTTTTCACATCTTACTTTAATGAATTTAGGTCAAATTTTCTATAATCTTCTACCCAATTCTTACAGCCATTATCTAGCATCGCTTCACGATTTTTTGTGCCTATACCCAAAAACGAAATATCGAGTTCTTGCGCGGCTTTCAAATCCCAAAGCCCATCACCTACAGCAATGATATTATCAAAGGACGTTCTATTGTAATATTCTTCAGACTTCTGTATAGCTTCTTTTACAAACCCCACTCGAGAAATATTATGTAACGAAGTTGCAAGCACTTCAGGAATAAAAGGGACTTGAGAGCCCTCCATTTTTATAGCAGTAGCTTTTGGAAAAGCACCCGTTCCATAAGCAAATGGAATCTGCATTTCTTGCAATTTTAATAACAGTGAGCGCGCGCCTGGGATTTCACTCACAGGGTTGCATTTAGATAATTCTTTACCCAGTAAGTGGTCTAGCTCATATCTTAAGTTGGCTGGAGCTTTCTTGTTAAAAGTACGCTCGTAATTATACTCTAGCGCATACAAATCTGTATGGTGTAGATAGTTGTCATAATCAGTGTCTATATTTTGAAGTCCTATATCTGCTAGAACTTTAGTTATAACAGGTAGATAGGTTGGAATACTATCTGTGAGCGTTCCATCTATATCAAAAACGAAAAGTGTGTCTTTTGTAATCATCTAGTTTTTTCTGAATAATTGTTTAACGGTAAGTGACCCATCGCTGTTTAATCGCTTTACGATTTTTATGAAAGCAATGGCTGTGATAAGCGCATCTCCGGCAGAGGTATGTCTATCGTGCAAAGGAATTTTGAGCGCTTCGGCAAGTTCATCTAGCGTGTATCTTTTTTCTTGTAATGATCTGTTTATAGGATGCACAAGTCTTTTGTACAACGTTTCTGTATCTAGCACTCTATTTTTAAGTTTTCCTAGTTGAGCACGTTTGAGAGCTGCATTAATTACTGCAACGTCAAAACCTATGTGGTGCCCTATAAGAATGTCTGTTCCTATAAACTCTAAACATCTTTCTATTGCCTCTTGTTCATTTACTTGCTCATAGCTTCCATTGCGCAAGATGCCGTGTATTTTTGCGCTTTCAGGCTTGTATACATCTTGTTTGAGGTAAAGCTCTAGGCTCTGTGCTATAGAAATCTCATTGTTAATTACGGTGACCGCTCCTATAGATAGAATACGATCTTCTTTATAATGTAAACCAGTGGTTTCGGTGTCAAATACTACAAAGCGAGTAGTATGGAGCTTTTTTCCATCTAAGGTACTACCTAAAAACCCTGCCTTACTTTTCTCTTGAGAAAAAGCAGCAAGATACTGTGTCCAAAATTTTGGAAAATCTCTTTGAGGTGATGTAGTAAATAATCCCATCTAGCTCAAATTTTGAGTTTGAAAACGTACACGTAATACTTCTTGTAAATCGCGTAGTGGTTTAAAGCATCGTTTTAGTTTGAGACGTTCCTCCTTTGATAAATCGGCTAGTTTAATGAAGCGGCCGCTATCATCGTTGCGCAACCCTTGTTTGACTCTAAATTTAAGAAGTGCTTTAAATGCGTATGCGCAGCTTTCAAAGAGTTCTTTGTTTTGAGGTTCTAGCTCTGCAAGCTTTTCAAAACGTTCTGAGGTATGATTTATGTTGCGCAGGTTATGGTAGAGAGAAAGCACTCTGGCGCCACTTATTAATGGAGCCATAGCTCGATTTTTTATATCAAATTCGTCTTTATGTGCACCATCTGACTCCACTAGAAAGTTGCGAAAGAAACTCACCGGCGGCGGATTTTTAAGTGCGTCCTTTGCCATAAATCTAAAAAAGACAGAAGATGTAGATAGTTGGTCATAAATAGAGGCGGTAAGTTCTCCTACTAATTCCTGAGTTCCATAGACCATTCTATAGTCAAAGAATATTCCCGATAGCAACATGCTTTCTGGAGATGGATCTTTGATCCATGTAGAAAACTGAATTTTCCACTCAGAAAGTGATAAACAGTATAAAGGATTACTTCCCATCATATCTGCAGGGCAGTAATCATAACCTATTTTATGAAGGCGTTTATTCATCCTATTTGCTAGATGCAGAAAGTAATTTTTAGTCGCCTCATTATTTTCTGGTGACACATCCTCATAAATAAGAGCGTTATCTTGATCTGTATACAGTAATTGCTCCTCTCGACCTTGACTTCCTAATGCAAGCCATGTAAATGGTACTGGAGGATTATGTGCCATCTTACTTAATGAGAGCTGCATAGTGCGTTGCATGAGAGCATCTTTAAGCTCAGAAAAAATATTAAGAATATGTGATATGGGTAAGTTTTGGTCTAGGTAGCGCTCAAGAAGAAGCGTTGCTTTTTCCCAAGTAAATCTGAGCATTTTGGTTTTTTTTGCTCGTTTTATTTCCTTTACGAGTTCGGCGGGACTGTTACCGTAAGCGACCACAATGTCATGCTTACTTAACACACCTATTACCTTTGTGCTAGCTGTACCGTCCTCGGTAATTATGAGGTGACTTATTCCATTTTTGAGCAATATAAGTTGCGCTTGAGTTACGGTTATCTTTGGAACGGCACAGACAACCTGAGTAATCATTGCATCGCGTACTACGTGATTACTAGAGATGATATTATTTGCAATAGCATTACGTAATTCTCGATTTGTGAGAACACCCACTGGTATTGAATCTGTAGTAATGACTAAACACCCTATGCGATGTTGTTGCATCAATCTGGCTGCTTCTTGTATGGAAGTTTCTGGGGAGCAAGTAATGATGGAGGTGCTATATCGTGCTTGTTCTAAGCCCAGTAAATGTGCGCCGCGTTCAGGCTCATAGGTGTTCAGTAATGAGCCACTTTGCTGTAAAGTATATGGATCTTTAATATTTGATGCAAAGCTAGCGATGAGGTAATTTGAAATGGCTTTGTTCGCTTTCGCGAAAGCGGAAAACTCCTCCATAGGTAACGTATAGAGTATCGTCTCTTCCTTTGCCGTAGCAGTCGTTCTATAGGTATCTGTAGAGGTTACTTTAAGACCAAAAAGATCTCCTTCATCGCAAATGTCTACCACCTTAATCACATCCTTGGATGGTCTCGTAAGTTTTATAGCCCCTTGCTGAACGATATAAAAACGATCATTATAAGCTTGATCACGATTAAAAATGACTTCATCCTTATCCAAGTAAAGTACAGAAGCTTGACTACAAATATCCAGCAAATCACCTTCGGCCATAAATTGAAATGGTGGAAACTGTTTTAAAAAATCATAGATTCTTTGAGCAATTGTGTTTTGCATAGCGTGTACGTATTCATTGTAAAGATAGTACAGATGGAAAGTTCTACCATAAATGTATCTTTATACTATGAAATCAGAAACATTACAAGTAAGTCTCATACAAACTTCGCTTTTTTGGGAAGACGCAAATCGTAATAGAGCACATCAAGAAACATTAATAGCAAAGGTGCCTGATGGAACTCACCTTATTGTACTACCAGAGATGTTTACCACTGGGTTTTCTATGAGTCCGCAATCACTAGCCGAAACTATGGATGGAGAAACTGTCCAGTGGATGAAGCAACAGGCCTTAAAGTCACAAGCAGCCATCTGCGGAAGTTTAATAATAAGCGAAGGAGGTCTTTATCACAATCGTTTTATATTTGTCACTCCAGAAGGAGAATCAACGAGCTATAATAAGCGTCATACATTTAATATGGCTGGTGAGGGAGAGCAGTATAAAGCGGGTGATAAACAGGTGGTTGTTAATTATAAAGGCTGGAAGATTTTTCCGCAGATTTGTTATGACTTGCGTTTTCCGGTGTATGCGCGTAATACATCTGATTATGATCTCATTATTTACGT
The genomic region above belongs to Dokdonia sp. Dokd-P16 and contains:
- a CDS encoding AMP-dependent synthetase/ligase, which produces MDYKHLVVNVKENALRFENKNALYVKNETLNTWEGISWKNMHQRVENLSKGLLQFGVETQHNVAIFAENMPNWIIADLAIMSIRAVTVPIYATCSTKEVDYVINDAEISLLFVGNQHEYDQAYELLESSSYLKLIVALTDTIKLQSSVSSMYLEDFVATSPTQEIEDIYVKRQQDLDINDLASIIYTSGTTGEPKGVMIDHTNIGASLAAHRYELDISDKDVSLSFLPLSHIFERSWVFFCLHMGIEVYFNQDPKKIAEVLKEVRPTVMCTVPRIFEKIYAAIQSKTKEASPTKQKLASWALGVGNDYYNKHQRLEKKVPLALQLKYKIADKIVLSKLRALFGGRIKFMPCGGAPLAADMVSFFHSFGLDVKCGYGLTETTATVSLFGYTNFEFNSAGKSIEGTQIKIGENDEILVKGPGVMQGYYKKPEATAQVFKDGWFCTGDAGRLDKDGNLFITDRIKDLMKTSGGKYIAPQKLETALISDSLIEQLAVIGDQQKYVTALAVPNFENLKKYAVENSISFESMEELIKDNKVLALFEKRFDELQQEFSAFEKIKKFTLLPREFSIEEGEITPTLKIKRKIVQKKYKALIDKMYAE
- a CDS encoding DUF3109 family protein encodes the protein MFQLKKTIVSEDIIEKDFVCNLNACKGECCIAGEAGAPLEEDEVTIMADIYDKVKPFLRPEGIAAIEEQGTSIVRDGELETPLVNGAECAYVTFNDKGWASCGIEDAYNAGEVSWRKPISCHLYPIRVQKYSSFSAVNYHRWPICSDACSLGKELSVPVYKFTKDALIRKFGEEWYTELEKTAQEMGK
- a CDS encoding methionine aminotransferase, giving the protein MHFHSKLPDVSTTIFTVMSKMAHEHQAINLAQGFPGFDSDPKLQQLVTKAMSDGYNQYAPMQGVYSLREEITQKLNTLYGSDYHPETEVTVTAGATQAIYTIVSAFIRPDDEVIILKPAYDCYEPAVIVNGGKVVPIQLKAPDYKVNWKAVEDAITPKTKMIFINTPHNPTGTILDKEDMLELERILEGTDIILLSDEVYEHIVFDGKRHESVARYPALRARSFITASFGKTFHNTGWKMGYTVAPKELMAEFQKVHQFNVFSVHHPSQKAFAQYLKEPSHYLELNDFYQQKRDLFLDLIEGSRFTAKPAAGTYFQMLDYSVITNESDTAFAKALTIDHKLASIPTSVFNVNQEDFKMLRFCVAKDDETLKKAAEILTSI
- a CDS encoding DUF1440 domain-containing protein; this encodes MSNTALSNWLEKDNIASTATRGVIAGVLGGLAGTIVKSAIERVLPVRQPNTESAQLKLVDNISEKLTGEPVSTSNRDLAEQLVNIPIGLTLGASLGYAKRDRPETNLVEGALFGTTAYLATHETSLPLMGLEDEPKDIPVKLQANEFLAHVAFGVTAELIRGWVARKLDD
- a CDS encoding ankyrin repeat domain-containing protein translates to MNDKLFDAIRNGDLEMVQAIITAHPELVNIKDQRGSTPLLLATYYGNQDISEAILKHKPDLNAKDSSGNTALMGVCFKGYPVIAKLLIESGADVNAVNLNHATALIYAATFAQSEIAQMLIENGANLSHKDEKGNTAFDHAKMQGSTNLMEILEEK
- a CDS encoding HAD family hydrolase, whose protein sequence is MITKDTLFVFDIDGTLTDSIPTYLPVITKVLADIGLQNIDTDYDNYLHHTDLYALEYNYERTFNKKAPANLRYELDHLLGKELSKCNPVSEIPGARSLLLKLQEMQIPFAYGTGAFPKATAIKMEGSQVPFIPEVLATSLHNISRVGFVKEAIQKSEEYYNRTSFDNIIAVGDGLWDLKAAQELDISFLGIGTKNREAMLDNGCKNWVEDYRKFDLNSLK
- a CDS encoding PolC-type DNA polymerase III, with translation MGLFTTSPQRDFPKFWTQYLAAFSQEKSKAGFLGSTLDGKKLHTTRFVVFDTETTGLHYKEDRILSIGAVTVINNEISIAQSLELYLKQDVYKPESAKIHGILRNGSYEQVNEQEAIERCLEFIGTDILIGHHIGFDVAVINAALKRAQLGKLKNRVLDTETLYKRLVHPINRSLQEKRYTLDELAEALKIPLHDRHTSAGDALITAIAFIKIVKRLNSDGSLTVKQLFRKN
- a CDS encoding DUF294 nucleotidyltransferase-like domain-containing protein, which encodes MQNTIAQRIYDFLKQFPPFQFMAEGDLLDICSQASVLYLDKDEVIFNRDQAYNDRFYIVQQGAIKLTRPSKDVIKVVDICDEGDLFGLKVTSTDTYRTTATAKEETILYTLPMEEFSAFAKANKAISNYLIASFASNIKDPYTLQQSGSLLNTYEPERGAHLLGLEQARYSTSIITCSPETSIQEAARLMQQHRIGCLVITTDSIPVGVLTNRELRNAIANNIISSNHVVRDAMITQVVCAVPKITVTQAQLILLKNGISHLIITEDGTASTKVIGVLSKHDIVVAYGNSPAELVKEIKRAKKTKMLRFTWEKATLLLERYLDQNLPISHILNIFSELKDALMQRTMQLSLSKMAHNPPVPFTWLALGSQGREEQLLYTDQDNALIYEDVSPENNEATKNYFLHLANRMNKRLHKIGYDYCPADMMGSNPLYCLSLSEWKIQFSTWIKDPSPESMLLSGIFFDYRMVYGTQELVGELTASIYDQLSTSSVFFRFMAKDALKNPPPVSFFRNFLVESDGAHKDEFDIKNRAMAPLISGARVLSLYHNLRNINHTSERFEKLAELEPQNKELFESCAYAFKALLKFRVKQGLRNDDSGRFIKLADLSKEERLKLKRCFKPLRDLQEVLRVRFQTQNLS
- a CDS encoding amidohydrolase; this encodes MKSETLQVSLIQTSLFWEDANRNRAHQETLIAKVPDGTHLIVLPEMFTTGFSMSPQSLAETMDGETVQWMKQQALKSQAAICGSLIISEGGLYHNRFIFVTPEGESTSYNKRHTFNMAGEGEQYKAGDKQVVVNYKGWKIFPQICYDLRFPVYARNTSDYDLIIYVANWPKTRIAAWDTLLRARAIENMSYCIGVNRVGVDGNNLEYIGHSAVYDVLGDEMVTAHTQEGVVTTTLTKAHVNDTRSKLPFLEDKDRFTLE